A genomic segment from Homo sapiens chromosome Y, GRCh38.p14 Primary Assembly encodes:
- the ZBED1 gene encoding E3 SUMO-protein ligase ZBED1, with amino-acid sequence MENKSLESSQTDLKLVAHPRAKSKVWKYFGFDTNAEGCILQWKKIYCRICMAQIAYSGNTSNLSYHLEKNHPEEFCEFVKSNTEQMREAFATAFSKLKPESSQQPGQDALAVKAGHGYDSKKQQELTAAVLGLICEGLYPASIVDEPTFKVLLKTADPRYELPSRKYISTKAIPEKYGAVREVILKELAEATWCGISTDMWRSENQNRAYVTLAAHFLGLGAPNCLSMGSRCLKTFEVPEENTAETITRVLYEVFIEWGISAKVFGATTNYGKDIVKACSLLDVAVHMPCLGHTFNAGIQQAFQLPKLGALLSRCRKLVEYFQQSAVAMYMLYEKQKQQNVAHCMLVSNRVSWWGSTLAMLQRLKEQQFVIAGVLVEDSNNHHLMLEASEWATIEGLVELLQPFKQVAEMLSASRYPTISMVKPLLHMLLNTTLNIKETDSKELSMAKEVIAKELSKTYQETPEIDMFLNVATFLDPRYKRLPFLSAFERQQVENRVVEEAKGLLDKVKDGGYRPAEDKIFPVPEEPPVKKLMRTSTPPPASVINNMLAEIFCQTGGVEDQEEWHAQVVEELSNFKSQKVLGLNEDPLKWWSDRLALFPLLPKVLQKYWCVTATRVAPERLFGSAANVVSAKRNRLAPAHVDEQVFLYENARSGAEAEPEDQDEGEWGLDQEQVFSLGDGVSGGFFGIRDSSFL; translated from the coding sequence ATGGAGAATAAAAGCCTGGAGAGCTCCCAGACAGACCTGAAGCTGGTGGCCCACCCCCGCGCCAAGAGCAAGGTGTGGAAGTATTTCGGCTTCGACACCAACGCCGAGGGATGCATCCTGCAGTGGAAGAAAATCTACTGCCGCATCTGCATGGCCCAGATCGCCTACTCCGGAAACACCTCCAACCTGTCCTACCACCTGGAGAAGAACCACCCCGAGGAATTCTGCGAGTTCGTCAAGAGCAACACGGAGCAGATGCGTGAAGCCTTCGCCACCGCCTTCTCCAAGCTGAAGCCCGAGTCGTCCCAGCAGCCCGGGCAGGACGCGCTGGCCGTCAAGGCCGGCCACGGCTACGACAGCAAGAAGCAGCAGGAGCTGACGGCCGCCGTGCTGGGCCTCATCTGCGAGGGGCTGTACCCAGCCTCCATCGTGGACGAGCCCACCTTCAAGGTGCTGCTGAAGACGGCCGACCCCCGGTATGAGCTGCCCAGCCGGAAGTACATCTCTACCAAGGCCATCCCTGAGAAGTACGGGGCCGTCCGGGAGGTGATCCTGAAGGAGCTGGCCGAGGCCACCTGGTGTGGCATCTCCACCGACATGTGGAGGAGTGAGAATCAGAACCGCGCCTACGTCACGCTGGCCGCCCACTTCCTGGGCCTGGGCGCCCCCAACTGCCTGTCCATGGGCTCCCGCTGCCTGAAGACCTTCGAGGTGCCCGAAGAGAACACGGCGGAGACCATCACGCGAGTGCTCTATGAGGTCTTCATCGAGTGGGGCATCAGCGCCAAGGTCTTCGGGGCCACCACCAACTATGGCAAGGACATCGTGAAGGCGTGCTCCCTGCTGGACGTCGCAGTGCACATGCCCTGCCTGGGCCACACCTTCAATGCCGGCATCCAGCAGGCCTTCCAGCTCCCGAAGCTGGGGGCGCTGCTGTCGCGCTGCCGCAAACTGGTGGAGTACTTCCAGCAGTCTGCCGTGGCCATGTACATGCTCTAtgagaagcagaagcagcagaaCGTGGCCCACTGCATGCTGGTGAGCAACCGCGTCTCCTGGTGGGGGAGCACGCTGGCCATGCTGCAGCGCCTCAAGGAGCAGCAGTTCGTCATCGCCGGGGTCTTGGTGGAGGACAGCAACAACCACCACCTCATGCTGGAGGCCAGCGAGTGGGCCACCATCGAGGGGCTGGTGGAGCTCCTGCAGCCCTTCAAGCAGGTGGCCGAGATGCTGTCGGCCTCCAGGTACCCCACCATCAGCATGGTGAAGCCGCTGCTGCACATGCTCCTGAACACCACGCTCAACATCAAGGAGACCGACTCCAAGGAGCTCAGCATGGCCAAGGAGGTCATCGCCAAGGAGCTTTCCAAGACCTACCAGGAGACGCCCGAGATCGACATGTTTCTCAACGTGGCCACCTTCCTGGACCCCCGCTACAAGAGGCTGCCCTTCCTCTCCGCCTTCGAGCGGCAGCAGGTGGAGAATCGCGTGGTGGAAGAGGCCAAGGGCCTGCTGGACAAGGTCAAAGACGGCGGCTACCGGCCGGCTGAGGACAAGATCTTCCCGGTGCCCGAGGAGCCTCCCGTCAAGAAGCTCATGCGGACATCCACGCCGCCGCCCGCCAGCGTCATCAACAACATGCTGGCCGAGATCTTCTGCCAGACAGGCGGCGTGGAGGACCAGGAAGAGTGGCATGCCCAGGTGGTGGAGGAGCTGAGCAACTTCAAGTCCCAGAAGGTGCTTGGCCTCAACGAAGACCCCCTCAAGTGGTGGTCAGACCGCCTGGCCCTCTTCCCCCTGCTGCCCAAGGTGCTGCAGAAGTACTGGTGCGTGACGGCCACGCGCGTCGCCCCTGAGCGTCTCTTCGGATCCGCCGCCAACGTGGTCAGCGCCAAGAGGAACCGGCTGGCTCCCGCGCACGTGGACGAGCAGGTGTTTCTGTATGAGAACGCCCGGAGTGGGGCAGAGGCGGAACCCGAGGACCAGGACGAGGGGGAGTGGGGCCTGGACCAGGAGCAGGTGTTCTCCTTGGGGGATGGCGTCAGCGGCGGTTTCTTTGGCATTAGGGACAGCAGCTTCCTGTAG